The Alteribacter populi genomic sequence ATCATCATATCGGATTAAATACGTGGGCTGGAGTAGGAGCACCTGCACCTCCTGAGAGTAGTGTCGGACTGAGACAATTTTCATTGGAATATCCAAGCGTGGAAGCGAGAAACAAAGTCCTCCAACAATTAAAACAACTACAGGCAGCCATTTTTGAAGAAAATGGAGTTGTTCACACACAAGACCCTTCTGGAAATGTTATTCAATTGAATGTAAATACTCATGCTAACTAAATTGTGCGGGGACAGTCCCCGCACAATTTTGATTAGGTCTTGCTTATGGTACAATTATGTGCATGAAGAAGGAATGAAGCATATGAATAACGAATTGGATATAGTAAAATAATCGAATGGTTGGCTAATTAACTTGTTTTGTATTTATTTTTTGGGAGGGTTGATTATGGGTCCGTTAAAAGATATACGTTGGAGACAGCGATTTGAAAACTTCGAGAAGTCCTATAAGCTTTTAGAAAAGTATGCCAAAGAAGATATACATTCAGAAATAGAGAAAGCGGGGATTATTCAATTTTTCGAAATGACTTTTGAGTTAGCTTGGAAAGTACTGAAGGATTATTTGGAAGCACAAGGTTTTATTGTGAGAAGTCCCCGAGAAACGATTAAACAGGCTTATCAAATCGGAATCATTGACGATGGCCATACTTGGATAGATGCTTTATCAAAGCGAAATTTAACAACCCATACATATGATGAAGCATTTGCAGACAAATTCGTACAAGAAATAAAGCAAACGTACTTTCCATTATTTAAAGCACTTTATGAAAAATTATTAGAGGATGAGTAGCGTGTATGGATTATTAGATCGTGACCTCCATTATATATTGGAAGCCTTAAAAAAATTTGATGAGATAGAAAGTGTTATTCTTTTTGGTAGTCGCGCAATGGGGAATTATAAAAAAGGGTCCGATGTTGATATTGCGCTTAAAGGGGGAAAAATATCAAGTGAAGTAATGTCCGAATTGGACGAAATGTTAAATGAGGTAAATCCCCTTCCATACTTTTTTGACATCATTCATTATGAAGCAGTAAACAATGATAACCTAATCGAACATATTGATAAAGTCGGAAAAGAGTTGTATCGAAAAGAATAAATTGTGCGGGGACAGTCCCCGCACAATTTTGATTAGGTCTTGCTTATGGTGCAATTATGTGCATGAGGAAGGAATGAAGCATATGAATAACGAATTGGATAGTGAAAAATAGGAAGTATTGCTGGACAAAAGCTCCCCCTTTTGCTCAGCTTTTTTTGTATCTTAAAACTATCAGACTTCTGATATACTATACAGATACTTATTGTTAAGCTGATGATGAACGGAAAGAAGGACTTACATGAATCGTTATCAACGTAAGATCATTATTGCACTGCTTATTGCAACTTTCCTGGCGGCGATTGAGGTGACAGTGGTTAGTACGGCCATGCCTAGTATCACAAGAGATCTCGGTGGGCTCGATTTGATTAGCTGGGTGTTTGCCATTTATCTGTTAACGTATGCTGTGATGACACCGATTTTCGGGAAGCTTGCTGATTTATTTGGTAGAAAGAAGATTTTTATTACAGGGGCTACTTTGTTTTTAATTGGTTCTGCTTTGTGCGGGCTTTCTCAGTCGATGGAACAACTGATTCTGTTTCGGGCGGTACAAGGGATTGGCGCTGGGGCATTGATGCCGATGACGTTTACGATTGTGGGAGACGTTTTTTCCTATGAGAAACGAGCAAAAGCCCAGGCCATCATTGGCTCGATTTGGGGAATTGCCGGCGTTTTTGGACCATTAGTGGGCGGTTTTTTTGTTGATTTTCTCACATGGCATTGGATCTTTTACATCAACATTCCATTCGGTCTTATAGCGATGTACTTAATCGGTAAGAATTTAGAAGAAAAGATCGAGAAACGAAAACGCTCGATCGATTTTGGCGGGGCGATCACGTTCATTATCGGAACAGGCGCATTGCTTTATGCTCTCCTTTCGGGCGGGAATGAGATTGCCTGGAATGATCAGCTTATGTTTTACCTGTTTGGCATCGCATTCTTGTTTTTAGTGACGTTTGTTGTGATCCAACTGAAGGTAGCTGAACCGATGATCCCGTTTCACTTGTTTAAAAACAGGCATTTATTTATTGCAAATCTATGTGGATTACTGATGGGCTCCATCCTCATTGGGTTAACGGCTTACTTACCGCTTTGGGTACAAGGCGTCCTACTTTTACCCGCGACGTTTTCCGGATTAACCTTAATTCCGATGTCAATCGGCTGGCCGTTAGGGGCGTTTTTGAGCAGCAAATTCATGGTTAATTTAGGAGCAAAGCCAATTGCCCTTACTGGAGTTAGTTTTATTGCCGCCAGTACTTTCGCGCTAACCTTCATTTCTAGTACCACACCTAATCTCGTTCTGATTGTTATTATGTTTTTTGTAGGATTTGGATTTGGTTTATCGATGACGATGTTTACGGTTATTGTGCAGTCCTCAGTCGGTTGGAATAATCGAGGCGCGGCAGCATCGTCCAATGCCTTCCTCAGGACGCTCGGGCAAACGCTCGGAATTACCGTTTTAGGAACCGTCTTGAACCAATACATCGGAGGTCATACGAACAACGGAACCGATGTCGCACCTGAGCTTCTTGCCACAGGACTTCATTCTGTCTTTATTATTTTATTTATTCTCGCAGGGCTAAGTGTTCTAGCCACGAGTTTACTTCCGAAAGAAGAGCCTGAAGGGGCGGATCAAACTTCAAAAGGATAAGGAGAGATTTTTTGTCAGTGACCGATATGAACGCTGGTAAAAAATCGGCGAAAATACCGAAAGACATAAGCTCCTTTTCTGGTCAAAGAGATCTTTACTAGTCAAACCGGCTCTTTTTCTGGTCAAACAAGCTCCTTTCTAGTCAACCAGGATCTTTTTCGAGTCAACCAAGACCCGCTTCTAGTCAAAACAGCAAGGAACCTGGTCAACCCGCGTCGAGATGTAGTCAAAAGAAGGTCTGATCTAGTCAAACGAAGTTCGGATCTGGTTATTGATTTTACAGGTTATTCTTTTTACGAACTCCTATTCGCTGACATATTGTGTCATCTCTTTCATTACAATGAATATGAACGTTACAGTTAAAGGGAGATGATCATAGTGAGTCGTACAACAGAAATGGTTTTAGGTATATTGGGTGGTTTGATTGGATTTGGCGGTGCATTTTTTGCTTTATTTATCGGCAGTATTGATGAAGCCGTAAGCGGGAGCAATGAAATTTCAGGGTTAGGTACGAGCGCATTTTTATTTAGCACGTTGGCAATCATTGGAGCAATCGTTGTGAAATTCAAAGCAAAGCTAGGCGGATGGCTGATGCTCATTAGTGGTGTCGCAATTTTAATTTCAATTAGTCTATTCGGCGTTGTGCCTGCTTTGTTTCTTGTAGCGGCAGGGTTAATGGGAATTATTCGAAAACCCAAACAACAACCTATCGCGTCATAAAGGTGCCTGACCCCCAGTACACTAAAGTATTAACGTACTGGGGGTCAGGCACCTTCAAAAGAGAGGGATCTCAATAGAGGAAGGGGAGGTTTTGTTGAATTTATCTGGGTTTCCGCGGAACCGTTATACATTATCACCGACGCCGATTGAAAAGGCAAATCGATTTTCTGAAGCTTTAAAGGGCCCTAACTTGTATATTAAACGAGATGATTTACTTGGTTTAACTGAAGGCGGTAACAAAACGAGAAAGCTAGAGTTTCTCGTTGCTGACGCACAAAATAGCGGGGCAGATACGATTATTACGGCAGGGGGAATTCAATCGAACCATTGTCGGTTAACGTTGGCTGCTTGTGTAAAGGAAAATCTAAAGTGCCTTCTCATTTTAGAGGAAAATGAAGTCGCGCAATTTGATACACAGACGAATGGAAATTATCTTCTTTATCAGTTGTTAGGAACAGAATCAATAAAGGTTGTCCCAAACGGAACGGACGTATATGCAGAAATGGAAAAGGCGGCTGAAGAAGTAAGGAAAGAAGGTCGGACTCCTTATCTGATTCCGGTGGGCGGTTCCAATGTCACAGGAATCACCGGTTACGTGGCATGCGCAGAAGAGATCGTACAACAAGCGACGGAACAAGGGATGCATTTTAACTATATTGTCTGTACAAGTGGCAGTGGCGGTATGCATGCCGGTTTGCTTACTGGGTGTCGAGGTATGGAAAGCAAAATCGAAGTCATCGGCATTAATGTCAGTCGAGAAAAAGCCATTCAAGAAGAGAATGTTTATCAGCTTACAAAAGAAACCGCTGCCCACGTCGGCGTAGAAAATTCTATTCCGCGTGAAGCCGTTACGTGTTTTGACGACTATGTGGGGCCGGGCTATGCTTTACCAACGGAAGAAATGGTGGAGGCGGTAAAGCTAGTAGCACAAACAGAAGCTATTTTGCTTGATCCGGTTTATACGGGTAAAACGATGGCTGGACTTATT encodes the following:
- a CDS encoding nucleotidyltransferase domain-containing protein, which codes for MYGLLDRDLHYILEALKKFDEIESVILFGSRAMGNYKKGSDVDIALKGGKISSEVMSELDEMLNEVNPLPYFFDIIHYEAVNNDNLIEHIDKVGKELYRKE
- a CDS encoding D-cysteine desulfhydrase; translated protein: MNLSGFPRNRYTLSPTPIEKANRFSEALKGPNLYIKRDDLLGLTEGGNKTRKLEFLVADAQNSGADTIITAGGIQSNHCRLTLAACVKENLKCLLILEENEVAQFDTQTNGNYLLYQLLGTESIKVVPNGTDVYAEMEKAAEEVRKEGRTPYLIPVGGSNVTGITGYVACAEEIVQQATEQGMHFNYIVCTSGSGGMHAGLLTGCRGMESKIEVIGINVSREKAIQEENVYQLTKETAAHVGVENSIPREAVTCFDDYVGPGYALPTEEMVEAVKLVAQTEAILLDPVYTGKTMAGLIDLVRKGYFEPDDNILFIHSGGTPAVYAYAGIFYGEE
- a CDS encoding nucleotidyltransferase substrate binding protein, with the protein product MGPLKDIRWRQRFENFEKSYKLLEKYAKEDIHSEIEKAGIIQFFEMTFELAWKVLKDYLEAQGFIVRSPRETIKQAYQIGIIDDGHTWIDALSKRNLTTHTYDEAFADKFVQEIKQTYFPLFKALYEKLLEDE
- a CDS encoding MDR family MFS transporter, yielding MNRYQRKIIIALLIATFLAAIEVTVVSTAMPSITRDLGGLDLISWVFAIYLLTYAVMTPIFGKLADLFGRKKIFITGATLFLIGSALCGLSQSMEQLILFRAVQGIGAGALMPMTFTIVGDVFSYEKRAKAQAIIGSIWGIAGVFGPLVGGFFVDFLTWHWIFYINIPFGLIAMYLIGKNLEEKIEKRKRSIDFGGAITFIIGTGALLYALLSGGNEIAWNDQLMFYLFGIAFLFLVTFVVIQLKVAEPMIPFHLFKNRHLFIANLCGLLMGSILIGLTAYLPLWVQGVLLLPATFSGLTLIPMSIGWPLGAFLSSKFMVNLGAKPIALTGVSFIAASTFALTFISSTTPNLVLIVIMFFVGFGFGLSMTMFTVIVQSSVGWNNRGAAASSNAFLRTLGQTLGITVLGTVLNQYIGGHTNNGTDVAPELLATGLHSVFIILFILAGLSVLATSLLPKEEPEGADQTSKG